The proteins below come from a single Aspergillus oryzae RIB40 DNA, chromosome 5 genomic window:
- a CDS encoding 3' exoribonuclease family protein (predicted protein): MAPAAATAAQPTPPSLSLPPSQFARLQPHAYLLAHLSPPASSNQPSIRANGRAPSQFRVTSANTGSLTHTNGSAVVRLGDTTAVCGVRAEILHTEDIASWSVSRPPPASSSTPANKRRKLTDPTAKPSEKSDGNNKEDADESHIQDFNLLVPNLSLSTGCAPGFIPGAPPSALAQSLSHQILSLLHSTRLVRAEDLRIWYQPPNLGPEELERHNESEQMDVDAPQGDAGAEKNREIKAFWVLYIDVMIVSLAGNPFDAAWAAVLAALRDTRLPRAWWDVDNGMVVCSDAVSEARKLSLQGLPVSSSFGVFEADAASGWRAEVIPDAEEERALDDSSRKGNQRRWILADPDGYEEGLSQERVCVVVDKEQGGKGKTVVVKLEKNGGWAVDAKELKALVDISAQRWEDIKQILEQC, from the coding sequence ATGGCTCCAGCCGCAGCTACAGCTGCGCAACCGACTCCTCcgtctctttctctgcccCCCTCACAGTTCGCGCGGCTTCAACCTCACGCTTACCTTCTTGCCCACTTATCACCTCCCGCCTCGAGCAATCAACCATCTATCCGAGCCAATGGCCGTGCCCCTTCACAGTTCCGTGTTACTTCTGCCAATACGGGCTCCTTGACTCATACGAATGGCAGCGCCGTAGTGAGACTCGGCGATACCACTGCCGTATGCGGTGTTCGTGCAGAAATCCTGCACACAGAAGACATTGCATCGTGGAGCGTATCccgaccaccaccagcatcatcatccactCCAGCAAACAAGCGCCGCAAGCTAACGGATCCTACGGCCAAGCCGAGCGAAAAGTCCGACGGCAATAACAAAGAAGACGCCGATGAATCGCACATTCAAGACTTCAACCTTTTAGTGCCTAACCTCTCACTGAGCACCGGATGCGCGCCAGGTTTTATCCCGGGCGCACCTCCCTCGGCATTGGCACAGTCGTTGTCCCACCAAATTCTCTCATTGTTGCACAGCACACGACTAGTTCGTGCGGAGGACCTCCGAATCTGGTATCAGCCGCCGAATCTGGGGCCCGAGGAACTAGAACGTCATAATGAAAGTGAACAGATGGATGTAGATGCGCCCCAAGGAGATGCTGGCGCTGAGAAAAACAGGGAAATCAAGGCTTTCTGGGTGCTTTATATTGATGTTATGATTGTTTCGCTGGCGGGTAATCCTTTCGATGCTGCGTGGGCGGCTGTCCTTGCTGCCCTCCGGGATACCAGGTTGCCCCGGGCGTGGTGGGATGTTGATAATGGAATGGTGGTGTGCTCAGACGCTGTATCGGAAGCGCGCAAGCTCTCTTTGCAGGGATTGCCTGTCTCGAGCTCCTTCGGTGTTTTTGAGGCTGATGCGGCTTCTGGGTGGAGAGCTGAGGTCATCccagatgctgaagaggagagggCGCTTGATGACAGCTCTAGAAAGGGTAACCAACGGAGGTGGATCCTGGCCGATCCCGACGGTTACGAGGAAGGGCTGAGCCAGGAGAGAGTTTGTGTCGTAGTTGACAAAGAGCAGggtggaaagggaaagactGTTGTGGTGAAACTGGAAAAGAATGGCGGATGGGCTGTGGACGCCAAAGAGCTGAAGGCCCTAGTAGACATATCCGCGCAAAGATGGGAAGATATAAAACAAATTCTTGAACAATGCTAG
- a CDS encoding uncharacterized protein (activating signal cointegrator 1), producing MADPSLISWGVSRISQILPLDEESLTQIITYAASLPKEEGADHLKNLLGDSPAAFEFISAFSSGRDPAPQRPAVPDASSSTPTATSSKNPAARQKKGKKSKPPLHSAGPPRRPENFGDVTGGYKKADLEEDYMAPAPRAKQDTNASRSSHLSVEDSSAASSRAHSPAPKQSSSKPPPSASGPMLSDLLPNVKSKAAKSSTRHSNNTTTSQSKNSLTTTNISDLTAAIAALEVSTNPTLSNESRKCSCFASIHPLFAPAPNCLNCGKIICSLEGLQPCSFCGTPLLSNEEVQSMIRELRAERGQEKMRAHNESVHREGGPGQGPSPSASSSKLNAAMAHRDKLLQFQAQNAKRTRVVDEAADFETPNVASTLWMSPAQRALALKKQQQILREMEEKARPEWEKKRTIMSLDIKGGKVTRVYQSAGASPADPGSPAEEEPEPEPEASEPADDYTKPRRGEAFSRNPLLAAGGLMRPVWKGPDGKPVEARPQSERTQTWRRVQDDKDDNEQWILDGGLHGYS from the coding sequence ATGGCTGACCCCAGCCTCATCTCCTGGGGCGTTTCCCGCATCTCACAAATCCTCCCACTAGACGAAGAATCACTCACGCAGATCATCACCTACGCCGCCAGTCTACCGAAAGAAGAGGGTGCCGATCATCTCAAAAACCTCCTAGGTGACTCCCCCGCTGCCTTCGAGTTCATATCCGCTTTCAGTTCTGGACGAGACCCCGCACCTCAGCGACCAGCAGTCCCCGATGCATCCTCATCTACACCGACAGCAACAAGCTCCAAGAATCCAGCAGCGcggcaaaagaaaggcaagaagtCGAAACCACCGCTACACAGCGCCGGGCCCCCACGCCGGCCCGAGAACTTCGGAGATGTGACGGGCGGATACAAGAAGGCAGATCTAGAGGAGGATTACATGGCGCCGGCGCCTAGAGCCAAACAAGATACCAATGCTTCACGATCGTCGCATTTATCGGTCGAAGACTCATCTGCTGCTTCGTCGCGCGCTCACTCACCTGCCCCGAAACAAAGCTCGAGCAAACCGCCACCCTCTGCATCGGGGCCTATGCTCTCAGACTTGTTACCGAACGTTAAGTCCAAAGCCGCGAAGTCCTCTACACGACACAGTAACAATACCACTACGAGCCAGTCTAAGAATTCCCTTACGACGACCAACATCTCCGATTTAACTGCCGCAATCGCCGCACTAGAAGTATCCACGAACCCAACTCTGAGCAACGAATCCCGAAAATGCTCCTGCTTCGCTTCGATCCACCCACTTTTCGCTCCCGCCCCGAACTGTCTCAACTGCGGCAAGATCATCTGCTCCCTGGAGGGCCTCCAGCCGTGTTCGTTCTGCGGGACACCCCTGCTATCGAACGAGGAAGTGCAGAGCATGATCCGAGAACTACGGGCAGAACGAGGCCAGGAAAAGATGCGCGCGCATAACGAGAGTGTGCATCGCGAGGGCGGACCGGGGCAGGGCCCCTCgccttcggcttcttccagcAAATTGAACGCGGCCATGGCTCACCGGGACAAATTGCTTCAATTCCAGGCGCAGAATGCCAAGCGGACGCGCGTTGTCGATGAGGCGGCGGACTTTGAGACTCCGAATGTTGCGTCGACGCTGTGGATGAGTCCTGCGCAGCGGGCTCTCGCcttgaagaagcagcagcagatattGCgcgagatggaagaaaaggctcGTCCggaatgggagaagaagaggaccaTCATGAGTTTAGATATTAAGGGCGGGAAAGTCACTCGCGTATACCAGTCTGCTGGAGCTAGCCCTGCTGATCCGGGATCCCctgcggaagaagaacccgAGCCCGAGCCTGAGGCTAGTGAGCCGGCAGATGACTATACGAAGCCACGCCGCGGTGAAGCCTTCAGTCGGAATCCACTTCTGGCGGCCGGGGGATTGATGCGTCCTGTCTGGAAAGGACCAGATGGTAAACCGGTTGAGGCGAGACCACAAAGTGAACGAACACAGACATGGCGACGAGTCCAGGATGATAAAGACGACAATGAGCAATGGATTCTCGACGGCGGCTTACATGGATACTCTTAG
- a CDS encoding cytochrome P450 (cytochrome P450 CYP3/CYP5/CYP6/CYP9 subfamilies) → MLVQEVWKTLSIEGVVVGVSALLGLLSFAYVIYNRFLHPLRKFNGPFLASITPWVQLYHGLKGDRHLWLHNLHQQYGSHVRVAPNFVSINSAQGLHDIYGHGKKLKKANFYNGFTAIKGVYNTHNVIDKTVHGRKRRVLSQAFSDQALKSMEDVMLLHVRQLCTALAEQQTEGNKAEAQKTTVQNMGDWFSYLTYDVMGELCFGKSFDMLVSSGRRKMIQLVDRAANRHYVCGLWMPLDTWHLDQIVIHRLTNDRWNFIMNSRVEANKRAQERTQAGHDSKKDFFYYLLNAKDPETGKGLTTPELWGEANVLMIAGSDTTSTTLAATIFYLVRNPRAMKLLKKEVREAFTSVEEIVTGGKLNELVYLKACIDEALRLAPAVPGAIPREVMEGGAVVDGAFLPAGTDCGTPTYSIHRQPQYYREPEAYLPERWIEGATCVTADDKWESTKDAVETARRAFCPFSIGPRGCIGKGMAFMEMRLTIARLMFLFDMELADRQGEDEKGHLALVDHFTSAKQGPNVIVRRRDITV, encoded by the exons ATGCTCGTCCAGGAGGTTTGGAAGACGTTATCCATTGAGGGGGTTGTGGTGGGGGTGTCTGCTTTGCTGGGTTTGTTG TCTTTTGCATATGTCATCTACAACCGCTTCTTGCATCCTCTTCGGAAATTTAACGGTCCGTTCCTTGCGTCGATAACCCCCTGGGTGCAGCTGTATCATGGCTTGAAGGGGGACCGGCATTTGTGGCTGCATAATCTGCATCAACAGTATGGATCGCATGTGCGTGTTGCGCCGAACTTTGTCTCCATCAATTCCGCGCAGGGTCTGCATGATATCTATGGACATgggaagaagctgaagaaggccaaTTTCTACAATGGGTTCACTGCGATTAAGGGCGTGTATAACACGCACAATGTCATCGATAAGACCGTCCATGGTCGGAAGAGACGGGTGCTGAGCCAGGCTTTCTCCGATCAGGCTCTCAAGAGCATGGAAGATGTCATGTTGCTGCATGTTCGACAGCTTTGCACGGCTCTGGCAGAGCAGCAGACGGAGGGTAACAAGGCTGAGGCTCAGAAGACTACCGTCCAGAATATGGGCGATTGGTTCAGTTACCTCACGTACGATGTCATGGGTGAACTGTGCTTCGGGAAGAGTTTCGATATGTTGGTGTCCAGCGGCCGCAGGAAGATGATCCAGCTTGTTGATCGTGCGGCCAACCGTCACTATGTG TGCGGTCTCTGGATGCCCCTTGATACCTGGCACTTGGACCAAATCGTCATTCACCGACTAACCAACGACCGATGGAACTTCATCATGAACTCGCGCGTAGAGGCCAACAAGCGAGCCCAGGAGCGCACGCAGGCAGGCCACGACTCCAAGAAAGACTTCTTCTACTATCTGCTCAACGCCAAAGACCCCGAGACGGGCAAGGGTCTCACGACGCCTGAGCTCTGGGGCGAAGCCAACGTCCTCATGATCGCAGGCAGCGacaccacctccaccacgCTCGCAGCGACCATCTTCTACCTCGTCCGCAACCCGCGCGCCATGAAGCTCCTGAAAAAGGAAGTCCGTGAGGCCTTCACCTCCGTCGAGGAGATCGTCACCGGCGGCAAGTTGAATGAGCTTGTTTACCTGAAGGCCTGCATTGATGAAGCACTGCGCTTGGCACCTGCCGTTCCGGGGGCCATTCCGCGCGAAGTGATGGAGGGCGGCGCCGTCGTGGATGGGGCCTTTTTACCCGCCGGCACGGACTGTGGGACCCCGACTTACTCCATCCACCGCCAGCCCCAGTACTACCGCGAACCTGAGGCGTATTTGCCCGAGAGATGGATTGAAGGGGCAACGTGCGTAACCGCCGATGATAAGTGGGAGAGCACCAAGGATGCTGTTGAGACTGCACGGAGAGCATTCTGCCCGTTCAGCATCGGGCCCCGCGGATGCATTGGCAAGGGCATGGCATTCATGGAAATGCGACTGACCATCGCGCGGTTGATGTTCCTATTTGACATGGAGTTAGCCGATCGAcagggagaggatgaaaaagGCCATCTGGCTCTGGTGGATCATTTCACCAGCGCCAAGCAGGGGCCGAATGTGATAGTCCGCCGGAGGGATATAACCGTCTAG
- a CDS encoding SGF11 family protein (predicted protein): protein MGESNGTEQQESSFPSGTIAKLTCDILNNTFYNIIHDIVSKVHRDEKVARMRSAVTIARQKAEEEAGRRREEAGAKPTALKPGEDFEELKDIRVETDGAIFEDGKVYLKGNPLNTTKEIICPDCRLPRLLYPVTGVGARPPPDPYREYCQKQPMISKPGHDVHGNPFATDKLNPKKKKQTNTSNTPASSPPTTPDSSFKQAAPEKVSFPTVKCPNCPRYFVVTRVAQHLDRCLGLSGRQVNRNKTPMENGTSTPSSAPPKRPLDDDTPPTITKKKKLGAPKKLSGKKPPPAPSSKLKNGVTPDMAAAADAAAAGDGDIKSEPNGDA, encoded by the exons ATGGGCGAATCAAACGGAACAGAACAGCAGGAAAGTTCCTTTCCTTCGGGAACTATTGCGAAGCTG ACATGTGACATTCTCAACAACACGTTCTATAACATTATCCACGACATAGTGTCAAAAGTCCACCGGGATGAAAAGGTCGCTCGAATGCGTTCTGCTGTCACAATCGCCAGGCAGAaagctgaagaggaagctggCAGGcgccgagaagaagcaggtgCCAAACCCACTGCGTTAAAGCCGGGCGAAGATTTTGAAGAGCTCAAGGACATCCGTGTTGAGACAGATGGGGCCAtttttgaagatgggaagGTTTATCTCAAGGGAAACCCACTTAATACCACGAAAGAAATAATCTGTCCCGACTGCCGATTGCCTCGTCTACTTTATCCTGTGACTGGGGTCGGAGCCCGGCCCCCTCCGGATCCATATCGAGAATATTGTCAAAAGCAACCGATGATCAGCAAACCAGGGCATGACGTTCATGGGAATCCGTTCGCTACAGACAAACTaaaccccaagaagaagaaacagacaaaCACTTCAAATACACCAGCGTCAAGCCCGCCTACAACGCCGGACAGCTCCTTTAAGCAAGCGGCTCCAGAGAAAGTATCGTTTCCGACGGTCAAGTGCCCGAATTGCCCAAGGTACTTTGTTGTAACGCGAGTGGCGCAACACTTGGACCGATGTCTCGGTCTATCAGGCCGACAAGTCAACCGAAACAAAACGCCCATGGAAAACGGTACCAGCACTCCTAGTTCTGCGCCACCCAAACGTCCATTAGACGATGACACTCCGCCAACGAtaacgaagaaaaagaaactcgGTGCTCCCAAAAAGCTGTCAGGGAAAAAGCCGCCACCGGCTCCCAGTAGCAAACTCAAGAATGGTGTGACGCCTGACATGGCGGCTGCCGCGGACGCTGCAGCCGCTGGTGATGGCGATATAAAGAGCGAACCGAATGGCGACGCatag
- a CDS encoding uncharacterized protein (predicted protein), which translates to MPPSPLTVTLIQSTILNAISNILAQLIDRHKENLTNRTHGGKKKPFALNTIALIQFITYGAIIVPPNFSWQRYIEARFPGFPSWKRNNDNHVPEPNGLLPTKEKPFRPKQQRSGMWNFAVKFLLDQTIAGVCNILLFIVLINLLKGSNLGRVWELVCEDFGPIMLARLKFRPIVSALMYTVVPVDRRVVFGSACGVIWGIYLSLYAVV; encoded by the exons atgCCCCCATCCCCCTTGACAGTGACCCTGATCCAATCAACGATCCTCAACGCCATCTCCAATATCCTGGCCCAATTAATAGACCGGCACAAAGAAAAC CTTACTAACAGAACCCAcgggggaaaaaagaaaccattCGCCTTAAACACAATCGCACTCATCCAATTCATCACCTACGGCGCCATTATCGTGCCGCCCAATTTCTCCTGGCAGAGATACATCGAAGCCAGGTTCCCGGGTTTTCCCAGCTGGAAGAGAAATAACGACAACCATGTGCCCGAGCCCAATGGTCTCCTgccaacgaaggagaagccGTTTaggccaaagcagcagagatCTGGGATGTGGAACTTTGCTGTGAAGTTCCTTCTGGATCAGACTATTGCTGGGGTGTGTAATATTCTCTTGTTTATTGTGTTGATCAATCTGTTGAAGGGATCAAATTTGGGGAGGGTTTGGGAGTTGGTTTGTGAG GATTTTGGTCCCATCATGCTGGCTCGTCTGAAGTTTCGGCCTATCGTGTCGGCGCTTATGTATACTGTTGTCCCTGTCGACCGACGGGTGGTGTTTGGGAGCGCCTGCGGAGTTATCTGGGGGATTTATTTAAGTCTTTATGCGGTTGTTTGA
- a CDS encoding putative metalloreductase transmembrane component (ferric reductase, NADH/NADPH oxidase and related proteins) codes for MLPGWHSIASLVKRIDIPIVASTTPAEIAEMQQDAWPEAGKYGLGWVYFSVILLAISTIIRFYHLWGDQIRIALHKEDMAGTSPYVTSPQEEYELPSAATDSSTTHFFPARGPLPSTNTTKQQSSISTIAPLNNTIAFVRWIFYRPIPVLRIGKLRIGFPSLGASSIILAALIFVTLYSFVPQPLYYSSISIGSPPLAIRAGMIAVAMIPWIIALSTRANFVSILTGISHERLNVLHRWAGYLCLFLSLIHMVPFYVTPIWESTNFMYYQQYFPRNIYIYGTGWAALVPLIVLCLHSLPILRAWMYELFKLVHLPLSIIFLAMIFWHSKNFLASWDYLWATVAIWMLSYAVRLFYVNWSNPLRLSFLIGEECAVTILPQNAIKVTVATQMKWKPGQFVYLRMPGISLFERHPFTISSLCSGDFPSEYGENYRDLALVFRPFGGFTRNVFLKTFEYGPYKTWTAFLEGPYGGMKRDMAAFDDVVFFAGGSGITATASHLLNLIKKMRDRKAVTRSVRVVWAFRSPETIDWFREELRICRDFAPPNTVHCHFFLTGLEPHGQDQLAQNQFYQEMLRDKMYNTLEGMDKRNSAYIREEAAGDPEIEKELRRENEDAITALPLAHTLPHINTSRHYTSPMDNNYQHAPYPAPHVSPADTPFNFGFPPSSTVFPKLTTRVGTVPLQRNGWRIDYARPNIPQVLKDYSRTFGRRTCVFVCGPPSMRVEVSKAVAQLQQVVMTDSSKDEIFLHAENYNV; via the coding sequence ATGTTGCCAGGATGGCATTCCATAGCTTCCCTTGTGAAGCGGATTGATATCCCCATTGTTGCGTCCACCACGCCAGCAGAAATTGCTGAGATGCAACAAGATGCCTGGCCTGAAGCAGGGAAATATGGACTAGGCTGGGTTTATTTCTCTGTGATTCTACTCGCCATCTCAACGATTATACGGTTCTATCACCTTTGGGGTGACCAAATTAGGATCGCATTACACAAAGAGGATATGGCTGGAACGTCGCCATATGTTACTTCTCcccaggaagaatatgaGTTGCCAAGTGCTGCCACTGACAGCTCCACTACGCACTTCTTCCCAGCTCGTGGCCCCCTACCCAGTACCAATACCACGAAACAGCAGTCGTCGATCTCCACCATTGCGCCACTAAACAACACTATTGCTTTCGTACGATGGATTTTCTACAGGCCTATTCCAGTGCTACGTATAGGCAAGCTACGGATCGGTTTTCCCTCGCTGGGAGCATCCTCGATCATCTTGGCGGCCCTGATATTCGTCACACTCTATTCATTTGTCCCACAACCGCTCTACTactcctcaatctcaattggatctcctccattggCGATCCGTGCAGGCATGATTGCGGTGGCTATGATTCCATGGATCATTGCACTCAGTACCCGCGCCAACTTCGTCAGCATCTTAACGGGCATTAGTCACGAGAGGCTGAATGTTCTTCATCGTTGGGCTGGCTACCTCTGTCTATTCCTAAGCTTGATTCATATGGTTCCGTTTTATGTTACACCTATCTGGGAAAGCACGAACTTTATGTACTACCAGCAATACTTTCCCCGAAACATCTATATCTACGGCACCGGCTGGGCAGCGCTGGTGCCTCTCATAGTCTTATGCTTGCATTCGCTGCCAATTCTCCGAGCTTGGATGTATGAGCTTTTCAAGCTTGTGCACCTCCCCCTTTCAATCATCTTTCTCGCCATGATATTTTGGCACAGCAAAAACTTCCTGGCATCATGGGACTATCTTTGGGCTACGGTGGCAATCTGGATGCTTTCCTACGCAGTTAGATTGTTTTATGTTAATTGGAGCAATCCCCTACGATTGTCCTTCTTAATCGGCGAAGAATGCGCAGTGACTATACTTCCACAGAACGCTATCAAAGTCACGGTCGCGACTCAGATGAAATGGAAACCAGGCCAATTTGTCTATCTCCGTATGCCAGGCATCTCACTATTTGAACGTCACCCCTTCACGATCTCATCACTGTGTAGTGGTGATTTCCCCTCTGAGTATGGCGAGAATTATCGTGACTTGGCTCTTGTCTTCCGTCCATTTGGAGGCTTTACTCGTAATGTTTTTCTAAAGACTTTTGAGTATGGTCCTTACAAGACCTGGACAGCGTTTTTGGAGGGCCCCTACGGAGGGATGAAAAGAGATATGGCCGCATTTGATGATGtggtcttcttcgccggtgGAAGTGGCATAACTGCAACTGCCAGTCACCTCTTGAATCTGATTAAGAAGATGCGGGACCGAAAAGCAGTAACCAGGTCGGTGCGGGTCGTTTGGGCATTCAGGAGCCCCGAAACAATCGACTGGTTCAGGGAGGAATTGAGAATATGCAGGGATTTCGCGCCTCCCAACACAGTTCACTGTCATTTCTTCCTCACTGGACTAGAGCCACACGGCCAGGACCAACTGGCTCAAAACCAGTTCTACCAGGAGATGCTCAGAGATAAAATGTACAACACATTAGAGGGGATGGATAAGCGCAACTCGGCATACATTCGTGAAGAAGCAGCCGGCGACCCGGAGATTGAAAAGGAGCTTCGACGGGAGAACGAAGATGCCATTACTGCGCTTCCCCTGGCACACACCCTCCCGCACATCAATACCAGCAGGCACTATACCAGCCCAATGGATAATAATTATCAACATGCACCGTATCCTGCACCTCACGTGAGCCCAGCAGATACTCCTTTTAACTTCGGCTTTCCTCCCTCGTCAACAGTGTTTCCTAAACTGACCACCCGGGTCGGCACCGTTCCGCTGCAGAGGAATGGCTGGCGCATTGATTACGCCCGCCCCAATATCCCGCAGGTACTCAAAGACTACTCTCGGACATTCGGTCGTCGTACCTGTGTCTTTGTCTGTGGACCTCCTAGCATGAGAGTTGAAGTTTCGAAGGCTGTTGCTCAGCTTCAGCAGGTGGTCATGACTGACTCATCTAAAGACGAGATATTTCTGCATGCTGAGAACTACAATGTCTGA
- a CDS encoding uncharacterized protein (predicted protein), with protein MAYQFFAKAHQSKAPTSPPLSPPSSSSSNNRHPKPPIYPPSLVLPQSATSTSIADRVKPPPGKDSSFHPPAYPHPIAPSYKTPHPHVTIESVSTAHIPSLIRITGLLLPIRYPNSFYTATITDPVIASVSRVAIYHDHPGAAAPASTSYAPTSASPLGTSTGTDKVIGGIRCRLERLPPTTAELIQTQSNPHSQEPTNLYIQTLHLLSPYRGCGIAASLLNSLLFSSAPSSFSSGSRSTYQVSELVKHYNVRCVTAHVHEANEEGLKWYIARGFQVEEGVVENYYRRLKPSGARIVKLVLQWNDDASDKAAEADVHSTSNQSGEDNRKSPEEDDDWEKVEAEDGEDNEDHGVQTFTDSKILEVDDGVNRKRKADDEPQRA; from the coding sequence ATGGCATACCAGTTCTTCGCAAAGGCGCATCAGTCGAAAGCGCCGACTTCTCCACCactctcccctccatcctcttcttcctccaacaacaGACACCCCAAACCTCCTATATACCCTCCATCGCTGGTTCTTCCTCAGTCTGCGACCTCTACCAGTATCGCAGACAGGGtcaaaccaccaccaggcAAAGACTCGTCTTTTCATCCCCCCGCATACCCCCATCCCATCGCACCCAGTTACAAAACCCCGCACCCTCATGTTACCATCGAATCCGTGAGCACCGCTCACATACCCTCTCTCATCCGGATCACGGGCTTGCTACTCCCAATACGCTACCCAAATTCTTTCTACACAGCGACCATCACAGACCCCGTGATCGCATCGGTGTCACGCGTGGCCATCTACCATGATCATCCGGGAGCCGCGGCGCCAGCCTCCACATCATACGCTCCCACATCCGCGTCCCCGCTAGGAACAAGCACGGGGACAGACAAAGTAATCGGAGGGATCAGGTGTCGTCTAGAACGGCTCCCTCCTACCACCGCAGAACTTATCCAAACCCAGTCGAACCCCCATTCGCAGGAGCCGACAAATCTCTACATCCAGACCCTGCATCTGCTTTCCCCGTATCGGGGCTGCGGTATTGCGGCGTCGCTTCTTAATTCAttgctcttctcttctgccccttcgtctttttcttctggctcGCGGTCTACTTACCAGGTCTCGGAACTAGTAAAACACTATAATGTGCGCTGTGTCACGGCACATGTGCATGAAGCCAATGAAGAGGGTCTGAAATGGTACATCGCGCGCGGCTTCCAGGTGGAGGAGGGCGTTGTTGAGAATTACTATCGGCGGTTGAAGCCTTCTGGAGCAAGAATTGTCAAGCTCGTTCTGCAATGGAATGACGATGCTAGTGACAAGGCTGCGGAAGCTGATGTCCACTCTACGTCAAACCAGTCAGGAGAAGATAACAGGAAGAGcccggaagaagatgacgactGGGAGAAGgtcgaagccgaagacggAGAAGACAATGAGGATCACGGCGTACAAACATTCACAGACTCAAAGATCcttgaggttgatgatggtgtgaACAGGAAACGgaaagccgacgatgagCCTCAGCGAGCGTGA
- a CDS encoding uncharacterized protein (permeases of the major facilitator superfamily) translates to MWAVPLNRRPIFAAMMGSMYGIASVAGPLMGGAFTDRLSWRWCFYINLPFGGVTAFFIIFFFRAPKSVKDNSGFKNQMGQLDFPGTALFMPSIICVLLALQWGGTMYAWNNARIIALFVVFGVLLIAFCGIQWWQQDKATVPPRLVKNRNVWGAAAYSFCVGGAFFIYIYYLPIWFQAIKGVTATRSGIMNLPLLLPMIVASIAAGACVTMVGYYTPFMIATPILMSIGGGLLSTLKVDSGDAAWIGYQVLFGVGVGLGLQQPMIVVQAALPIADVPTATAIVMFTQTLGGALFVSVAQNVFQNQLRKNILARAPEVDIAKVVGAGATMLRQAVSKDILPTVLESYNDAITQTFYAAVAIGAIGFFAALPIQWLSVKGKKIEAMAA, encoded by the exons ATGTGGGCTG TGCCACTGAACCGACGACCAATCTTCGCCGCGATGATGGGATCAATGTATGGAATCGCGAGTGTGGCCGGACCCTTGATGGGCGGTGCGTTTACGGACCGCCTCAGTTGGAGATGGTGTTTTTACATCAATTTGCCTTTTGGCGGAGTGactgctttcttcatcattttctttttcagagCACCCAAGTCTGTCAAGGACAATTCCGGCTTCAAAAACCAAATGGGGCAACTAGACTTCCCTGGAACTGCCCTGTTCATGCCATCAATTATCTGTGTATTGCTCGCTCTACAATGGGGAGGCACTATGTATGCCTGGAACAATGCTCGGATCATAGCTCTTTTCGTTGTATTCGGGGTCCTTCTCATTGCCTTCTGTGGTATACAGTGGTGGCAGCAGGACAAGGCTACGGTACCTCCGCGACTGGTCAAGAATCGGAATGTATGGGGCGCTGCAGCTTACAGCTTCTGCGTTGGTGGAGCATTTTTCATCTATATCTACTAT CTTCCGATTTGGTTCCAAGCGATAAAAGGTGTCACAGCAACCAGGTCAGGCATAATGAACCTTCCGTTGCTCCTTCCTATGATTGTTGCCTCCATTGCTGCTGGTGCTTGTGTCACTATGGTTGGATACTATACACCGTTCATGATCGCCACACCGATTCTCATGTCAATCGGTGGTGGGCTTCTGAGCACGTTAAAAGTCGATTCAGGTGATGCTGCATGGATTGGGTACCAGGTTCTATTCGGAGTTGGCGTGGGCTTGGGTCTGCAGCAACCCATGATTGTTGTCCAAGCTGCTCTTCCAATTGCTGATGTCCCCACTGCAACGGCTATCGTCATGTTCACCCAGACACTAGGGGGCGCGCTTTTTGTCTCTGTCGCACAGAATGTGTTTCAAAACCAACTGCGCAAGAACATTCTTGCCAGAGCCCCCGAAGTTGATATTGCTAAGGTGGTTGGTGCCGGTGCTACGATGCTGCGGCAGGCTGTGTCGAAGGACATATTACCTACAGTTCTCGAGTCCTACAACGATGCTATCACCCAGACATTCTATGCTGCAGTGGCCATAGGGGCAATTGGCTTCTTCGCGGCACTTCCTATACAGTGGCTGTCCGtgaaaggcaagaagattgaggCGATGGCTGCCTAG